TCGATCGTCGGGCGGATGCCCGGCGATCTCTGGCAGAAATTCGCCAACGCCCGCGCCTATTACGGCTTCATGTGGGGCCATCCGGGCAAGAAGCTGTTGTTCATGGGCCAGGAATTCGGGCAGCTGAAGGAATGGGCGTTCGGCACCGAGCTCGACTGGCACGTGCTTGCCGATCCGCTCCATGCCGGGCTGAAAAACGCGGTCGCCGCGCTCAACCGGCTGCACCGGTCGGTGCCGGCGCTCCACCGCCGGGACTCGGAGGCGGACGGCTTCCGGTGGATCGTTGCCGACGATGCCGATCAGTCGGTAATCGCCTGGCTGCGCTTCGGCGACGAGGGCGATCCGCCGGTGGCGGTGATCAGCAACATGACTCCGGTGCAGCGCCACGCTTACCGGATCGGCCTGCCCGTTGCCGGGCGCTGGTCGGAGATCTTCAATTCCGACGCGCACGAATATGGCGGCAGCGGCATGGGCAATCTCGGCGCCGTGAATGCAACCGAGCAGCCGGCGCACGGTTATCCTGCTTCGGTGGAGCTTGTCCTTCCACCGCTTTCCACCCTGTATCTGAAGCTGGGAGAGTGAATGAAACCAGCAAGACGGTGGTCAGTTACACATCCGTAACAAGGGAGAGGATGCATGCCGCCGAAAACACAGCCCCACGGGCCCTATGCCCGCCACGCCATGGCCTATGTGCTGGCCGGCGGGCGCGGCAGCCGGCTGATGGAGCTGACAGACCGGCGCGCCAAGCCGGCCGTCTATTTCGGGGGCAAGACCCGGATCATCGATTTCGCACTGTCGAACGCGCTTAACTCCGGCATCCGCCGCATCGCCGTCGCAACCCAATACAAGGCGCACAGCCTGATCAGCCACCTGCAACGGGGATGGTCTTTCTTCCGTTCGGAGCGCAACGAGAGTTTCGACATCCTGCCGGCCAGCCAGCGCGTGTCGGAGGAGCTCTGGTATCTCGGCACCGCGGATGCCGTGTACCAGAATATCGACATCATCGAATCCTACATGCCGCAGTACATCGTCATCCTGGCGGGCGACCACGTCTACAAGATGGATTACGAGATCATGCTCTGCGAGCATGCGGAGAGCGGCGCCGACGTCACGGTCGGCTGCATCGAGGTGCCCCGCATGGAGGCGACCGCGTTTGGCGTGATGCATGTCGACGACAATGACAAGATCATCGAATTCTACGAGAAGCCGAAGGACCCGCCGGCGATGCCGGGCCATCCCGATCTGGCGCTCGCATCGATGGGCATCTACGTCTTCGACACCAAATTGCTGTTCCAGGTGCTGCGCGAGGACGCCGCCGATCCCAATTCGAGCCGCGACTTCGGCAAGGACATCATCCCGAAGCTGGTCAAGAAGGGGACCGCGCACGCCCATCTGTTCGGCCGCTCGGCGCTGCGCTCGACTCCGGAGGCGCCGAGCTATTGGCGCGACGTCGGCACGCTCGACGCCTATTTCCAGGCCAATATCGATCTCACCTCGATCACGCCCGATCTCGATCTCTACGACCACAGCTGGCCGATCTGGACCCACAGCGAGATGGTCGCGCCGGCAAAGTTCGTCCACGACATGGAGGGGCGCCGGGGCGAGGCGATCTCGTCCCTGGTCTCGGGCGATTGCATCGTTTCGGGCGCGCGCCTGTCGAACAGCCTCTTGTTCACCGGTGTGCGGGTGAATTCGTTCACCACCATCGATCGCGCGGTGATCCTGCCGCGGGTCAATGTCGGCCGGCACGCGCGCCTGAAGAACGTCATCGTCGATCGCGGCGTCACCATCCCCGAGGGCCTGGTGGTCGGCGAGGATCCGGTGGCCGACGCCCAGCGCTTCCGCCGCACCGAGGCCGGCGTCTGCCTGATCACCCAGCCGATGCTCGACGCCCTGAAATAATGGCACGTCTCCAGGTCCTGTCGGTCGCGTCCGAAGTCTATCCGCTGATCAAGACGGGCGGGCTGGCCGACGTCGCCGGAGCGCTGCCGGGGGCACTTGCCGGCGAGGGCATTGCGATGCGGACCCTCGTGCCCGGCTACCCCGCGGTCACCGGAGCGCTGAAGCGCGCGCAGGCCGTGCACGCCTTCGACGACCTGTTCGGCGGCCCCGCACGCCTGCTTGCCGGCAAGGCGGCGGGGCTCGATCTTCTGGTGATCGATGCGCCGCATCTCTACGCCCGCCCCGGCAATCCCTATCTCGGTGCCGACGGGCGCGACTGGCCGGACAATGCGTTCCGCTTTGCCGCGCTTGCGCGGGTCGCGGCGGCGCTCGGGCGGGGGCTGCTTCCCGCTTATCGTCCCAGCGTGATCCACTGCCACGATTGGCAGGCCGGGCTGACGCCCGCTTATGTCGCGTTCGGCGAGGGGCCCGCGGTGCCGACCGTGATGACGGTCCACAATCTTGCTTTCCAGGGCGCGTTCCCCGCCGATCTGCTCGAAGCGCTCGGGCTGCCGCCGCGCGCCTTCACCGTCGACGGTGTCGAATATCATGGCCAGATCGGCTTCCTGAAGGCGGGGCTGCGGCTGGCCGACCGGATCACGACCGTGTCGCCGACCTATGCCAACGAGATCTGCTCGGACGAATTCGGCATGGGCCTGCAGGGTCTGCTGCGCGGGCGTGCGGAGCGGCTGCAGGGGATCCTCAACGGCATCGACACGGCGGTCTGGGATCCGGCTGCCGATCCGTTGATACCGGCACCCTATGATGCTGCCGATCCGGCGTCGCGGGCTGCGGACAAAGCGGCGCTGCAGGCGGAAATGGGCCTGGACGAGGCGCCGGACACCCTGCTGTTCGCGGTGATCTCGCGCCTTGGGTGGCAGAAAGGGCTCGATCTTCTGCTCGACGCCTTGCCGCTGCTGATCGCCGAGGGTGCGCAGCTGGCCTTGCTCGGATCGGGCGACGCCGCGCTGGAGGCCGGCTTCCGGGCTGCGGCCGACGCGCATCCCGGGCGGATCGCCTGCCGGATCGGCTATGACGAGGGCCTTGCCCACCGCATCCAGGCGGGTGCCGACGCCCTGCTGGTGCCGTCGCGCTTCGAGCCGTGCGGGCTCACGCAGCTTTGTGCGCTCCGCTATGGCGCGGTGCCGGTGGTCGCCCGCGTCGGCGGCCTCGCCGACACCGTGATCGATGCGAGCCCGATGGCGCTCGCTGCCGGCGCGGCGACCGGCGTGATGTTCTCTCCGGTCAATCAGACGATGTTCGAAGGCGCGCTGCGCCGCACCGCCGCCTTGTACCGTCAGCCAGCGACATGGTCGCGGCTGCAGGCCAACGGCATGGCGACCGACGTGTCGTGGCACGGCCCGGCGCAGGATTATGCCCGGCTGTTCCGCAGCCTGGCGCCGGGCGCCGCCCCCGCGAGGCGGCGCGCCAAGGCATGACCATCCGGCCCGGGGAAGGGCGGGCGGAGCCGCTCGGAGTCACCCTGGGCGGCGACGGTGTGAACGTGGCGATCTTTTCGGCGCATGCCGACGCGATCGACTTCTGCCTGTTCGACGACGCCGGCGCGAAGGAGGTGGAGCGGGTACGTCTCGCGGGGCGGACGGGGGACGTCCATCATGCCTGGATCCCTGGGGTCGGCGTCGGCGCCCGCTATGGCCTGCGCGCCCATGGCCCTTGGGCGCCGGCGGCGGGGCACCGGTTCAATTCGGCCAAGCTGCTGGTCGATCCGCATGCGCGGGTGCTCGATCGGGGGTTCGTGCTGCACCCGAGCATGTTCGGGCATGATGCGGCGGGTGGGCCGGACGGCCAGGACAGCGCGCCGTTCATGCCGAAGGGGATCGTCACCGAGACCCCTCCGCCGTTCGGGCTGAGCTTGTCGAAGCCCTTTCTTTCCTCTTCCTCCCCACGAGAAAAGAAGGAGGGGGCTTCGACAAGCTCAGCCCGAACGGGTGCAAATGTGAATGGCAAGGGGAGCCGATCGCTGCCCGTGCCGTGGTCCGAGACGATCCTCTACGAGCTTCACGTCCGCGGCTTCACCATGCGGCATGGCGACGTGCCGCCGGCGGTCCGCGGCACCTTTGCCGGCCTCGCTTCCCCCGCTGCGATCGACCATCTCGTCCGGCTCGGCATCACGAGCGTCGAGATCCTGCCGGCCGCGGCGTGGATCGACGAGCGGCATCTCGGGCCGCTCGGTCTCACCAATTACTGGGGCTATAATCCGGTCGCCTTCCTCGCGCCCGATCCGCGCCTGGCGCCCGGCGGCTGGCCGGAGATCGCGGCGGCGGTGGCGGCGCTGGCCGCGGCGGGGATCGAGACGATCGTCGACGTCGTCTACAATCACAGCGGCGAGGGCGACGCGCTCGGGCCGACCCTGTCGCTGCGCGGTCTCGACAATGCGACCTATTACCGGCTGCAGGCCGACGATCCGGCCGCTTATGTCGACGACAGCGGCACCGGCAACACGCTGGCGCTAGACCGTGCGCCGGTGGTGCGGCTGGTGATGGACGCGCTGCGCTGCTGGGCGCGGGCCGGCGTGCACGGCTTTCGCTTCGATCTTGCCACCTGCCTCGGCCGCCGCCCGGACGGCTTCGACCCGCAAGCGCCGCTGCTCGCCGCGATCGAGCAGGATCCGGAGCTGCGCGGGCTGAAGCTGATCGCCGAAGCCTGGGACATCGGCCCCGGCGGCTATCAGGTGGGCAGGTTCGGCGGCGCCTGGGGCGAGTGGAACGACCGCTTCCGGGACGACGTCCGCCGCTTCTGGCGCGGCGATCCGCACCGCCTCGGCAGCCTCGCCACCCGCCTGGCCGGATCGGCGGACCTGTTCGCCGCCAAGAGGCGGCCGTCGCGGGGGATCAACTTCGTCACAGCCCATGACGGCTTCACCCTGGCCGACCTCGTTGCCCACTCGGAAAAGCACAACCACGCCAATGGCGAAGACAATCGGGACGGCAGCAACGAGAATTTCAGCTGGAACAACGGCGCCGAGGGCGCAACCGACGTTCCTGCCATCCGCGCCGCGCGGCTGCACGACCAGCGCGCCCTGATCGCCACCCTGCTGCTGGCGCGCGGCACGCCGATGCTGTCGATGGGCGCCGAACTCGGCCACAGCCAGAGCGGCAACAACAATGCCTATGCCCAGGACAATGAAGGCAGCTGGATCGACTGGGATCGCAGCGACGAAAGCCTTCGCGCCTTCACCCAGCGTCTGATCGCGCTGCGCCATGCCTATCCGGTGCTGCGCCAGGATCGTTTCCTCACCGGCGAGGGCGACGTCCAATGGCTGACGCCCCTGGGGGCGGCCATGACCCCGAACGATTGGGAGAGCGGCGACGGCATGGCGATGCTGCTCGGTCACGCAGGCGAGCGTCTGGCACTCCTCGTCAACGGCGGGCGCGAGGCACGGACTTTCGTCTTGCCGGAGGCGCGGACGGACCTCGACTGGCGCGTTCTTGCCGACAGCAATCCGGAGGAGCGGGACTTTCACGAGGGTGGGCCCGAATTCGCGGTCGCGGGGCGGTCGCTGCTGCTGGTTGCCGAAGAGCCGCGCTGACCTTTAACGAGGTACAAGACGTTCGGAAGAGGGGAGGCCGATGACCGAGACAGTGGCGAACAAGGGACCGCACCGCGCGCACCGGATCCGCAACATCATCGGCGGCTCGGCCGGCAATCTGGTCGAATGGTATGACTGGTACGTCTATTCGGCCTTCACCCTCTATTTCGCGCCGGCCTTCTTCCCCAAGGGCGATCAAACCGCGCAGTTGCTGAGCGCAGCCGCAATTTTCGCTGTCGGCTTCGTGATGCGCCCGATCGGCGCTTGGCTGATGGGCATCTATGCCGATCGCCGCGGCCGCAAGGCGGGTCTCACCCTCTCGGTCACGCTGATGTGCCTCGGATCCTTGCTGATCGCGGTGACGCCGAGCTACGCGTCGATCGGCGTGCTCGCGCCCACCATCCTGGTGCTGGCGCGGCTGATGCAGGGGCTGAGCGTCGGCGGCGAATATGGCGCCAGCGCCACCTATCTGAGCGAGATGGCGGAGCGGAAGCATCGCGGTTTCTATTCGAGCTTCCAGTACGTCACCCTGATCTCGGGCCAGCTGATCGCGCTGGCGGTGCTGCTGGTGCTGCAATCGACGCTGTCCGAAGCGGCGCTCGAAAGCTGGGGCTGGCGAATCCCGTTCGGGATCGGCGCGGTGCTCGCCGTGTTCGTCTTCTATCTGCGCCGCCGCCTTGCCGAGACGCAGAGCTTCGAGAATGCGAAGACGTCCGGGACTCCGCGCTCGAGTGGGCTGACGTTGTTCCGCGACCATCCGCGCGAGGCCTTGCTGGTGATGGGCCTCACCGCCGGCGGAACCTTGGCCTTCTATGCCTACACCACCTACATGCAGAAATTCCTGGTCAACACGTCGGGCTTCAGCCGGGAGGCGGCGACCGAGATCACCGCCGCGGCCCTGTTCGTCTACATGCTCCTGCAGCCGGCGGTCGGCGCCCTGTCGGATCGGGTCGGACGCAAGCCGATCATGATCGGCTTCGGTATCTTCGGCACCCTGCTCACCGTACCGATCTTCACCGCCCTGGAGACGGTGACGAGTGCCTATGCCGCCTTCGGTCTCGTGCTCGCCGCCCTCGTCATCGTCTCCGGCTACACTGCGATCAACGCGGTGGTTAAGGCGGAACTGTTCCCGGCCCACATCCGTGCGCTCGGGGTCGCGCTCCCTTATGCGCTCGCTAACACATTGTTCGGCGGCACCGCCGAATATGCCGCCTTGTGGTTCAAGGATGCGGGGGTCGAGCGTGCTTTCTACTGGTACGTGACCGGGCTGATTTTCCTCTCGCTGCTCGTCTACACGTTCATGCGCGACACGCGCGCGCACAGCCATATCGCGGAGGATTGAGCACTGTCTTCACCGGACTGCCCTCACCCTCCCACCGCTTCGCGGCGGGCCCCTCCCTCTCCCCAAATGGGAGAGGGACCTTTTACTTCCTCTCCCATTTGGGGAGAGGGAGGGCCCCAAGCCGCAGGCTTGGGAGGGTGAGGGCAGTCACCTTCGCGCGAGCGCGGCGATCTTTTCCAGCGCGCGCAGATGCCGTTCCAGCGCCGCCCGCCCTTGTGCGGTCAGCGACAGCCAGGTGCGCTGGCGTCCGCCGAGCGCGGCCTTGCGGAGGCGAACGTAGCCGGCCTCCTGCATCTGGGCGAGATGCTTGGAGAGGACCGAATCGCTGACCTCGATCGTCTCGCGGGCGCTGGCGAACTCCATTTCGTCGACGCCGGCGAGCAAGGCCGACAATTGCAGCCGGGCGGGCGCGTGGATCACCGGATCGAGCCCGTCCGCGCTCATCGCGGCTCCGACAATTCGGCGCGATAGGCGCGCTCCCAGGCGCGGCTCGCCCAGGTTCCGTATGTTCCGACGACCAGCCCCGCAAGAAGGGGCACCGAAACGAGACCGTAGACCTGCTTGCCGATCAGCGCAGCGGCAAGGCCGGCCATGGTGACGCCGACGAACAGCCAGGTGATGCTGCGGGTCCGCCCCTGGCGATAGCCGTTGACGAAAAAGCCGTCGCGGGCGCGGTCGCGGGCGATCACGCCAAAGGTGAGCAGCATGATCGCCGCCACCACCGCCAGCGTTTCCTTCGGCGGCAGCGCATAGCTTGCGACCAGGGCGCCGACGAGCGCACCGAAGGCGAGGTGACGACCGAACGACCATTGCGCCCGGCTCGCCAGGCGCTGCCGCGTCTCGGCGACCGCGGCGAGCGCCGCCGCGGCCTGGTCGCGGTCCATGTTCGGCTGATCGTCGTTGCGCATGGCTCCTCATGCAGACGACTTTCCAAGTGGTCAACTCATCACTTGACGGAGTGGAAAGTCAGCGTCATTTTCCGAATCGGAAAGTGACGCCGTCCGGTTGCGGCAACAGGGAGTGAATGATGATCGAGATCCTATGGCTGATTGCGATGCTCGCCGGCCTCGCCGTGTGGACGGTCCGCGGAAACCGCCAATATGCGGCGTTCAAGCGCGCCGAGGACGAGAGCCGCCGCATCGCCTTCTACCGGCGTTGGACGGTCGAGAGCTTCCTGCTGCTGACCGGCGCAAGCCTGATCACGCTGCTGATGCTCGGCCGAAGCGATGCGCCGTTCGCGATGCCGGATCTGTTCGCATCCTTGGCGGCGCGCCTTCCCAAACACGATCCTGCCCCATCCTCCGACGGCGGCGCGCTCGACTTCGCGATCGGGGTCGCCCTGGCGCTCGGCGGTGTGGCAGCGGTGCAGATCTACCGGCTGCGGCGGGTGGTCGATGCGATCACCGCCGACATCGAGCCTTTGTTCCCGCGCAGCCCACGCGAGCGGATTGCGGTCGTGCCGTTGTGCCTCAATGCCGGCTTCAGCGAGGAATTGTTCTTCCGCCTCGCGCTGCCGTTGCTGGTCGCGGATGTGACCGGCTCGGCAGCGATCGGCTTCGGCGTGGCGCTGGCGGCATTCGGGCTCATGCACGCCTACCAGGGCTGGAAAGGCGTGGTCGGCACCACTCTGGTCGGCGGATTGTTGACCGTCCACTATCTCCAGCACGGCGCATTGTTGTGGCTGATGGGGGTGCATGCCGCGATCGATCTCGTCGCGCTTATCGTGCGGCCGTGGATTGCCGGGCGGATGGTGGGGCGCCGCGCGATGGCAGCCTGACTGCGAAGCTAGGGATAGATTCACCGGCGGCTGGACAGCGCCGCCGGCTTTCCCCACGATGAGGCCGTTTTCGATTCAGGGGGATCAAGACAATCTTGTTGCGTCCGCGTCGTCACCATGCCCGAACTCTGTGCCGTTCGCGGCGCGCGCGTTCTCCAGCACATGCGGCGCGAATTTATTGCACCGGCACATGTCTGATTTGTCCAGCTCGCGCGTCTGATGAGATGCGGGGCTAGAGCCGAAGATGCCGAGCCTTGCCGAAATGCTTGCGAAAGCGCGGCGCGCGGTCCTGCGCCGGGGCGTTTCCGAGGAGGATGCGGATGAACTCGTGCAGGACGCGTTTCTGAAGATCGAGCGTTATGAGCAGCACCAGCCGGCACGCTCGCAGGAAGCCTTGCTGGTGACGGCGGCGGTGAACCTGTCGATCGACCGGGCGCGCCGGCGTGCGCGTGCGCCGTTCGTCGAGCATGACGACATTCAGGCGATCGCGGATCATGCGCCCGATCCCGCTCAGATCGTCGAGGCGCAGGCGCGGCTGCGCCATGCCGGCGACGGGCTGGCCCGGCTGCCCGAGCGAACCCGGCGGATCCTGTTGAAGCGGCGGCTGGACAATATGAGCTTTGCGGAAATCGCCGCGTCCGAGAACATGTCGGTCGCAGCCGTGGAGAAGCAGGTCGCCCGTGCCACCCTTCAGCTGATGCAGTGGATGGCGGAATGGTGAGCGCCGCCCG
The nucleotide sequence above comes from Sphingosinicella sp. BN140058. Encoded proteins:
- the glgC gene encoding glucose-1-phosphate adenylyltransferase yields the protein MPPKTQPHGPYARHAMAYVLAGGRGSRLMELTDRRAKPAVYFGGKTRIIDFALSNALNSGIRRIAVATQYKAHSLISHLQRGWSFFRSERNESFDILPASQRVSEELWYLGTADAVYQNIDIIESYMPQYIVILAGDHVYKMDYEIMLCEHAESGADVTVGCIEVPRMEATAFGVMHVDDNDKIIEFYEKPKDPPAMPGHPDLALASMGIYVFDTKLLFQVLREDAADPNSSRDFGKDIIPKLVKKGTAHAHLFGRSALRSTPEAPSYWRDVGTLDAYFQANIDLTSITPDLDLYDHSWPIWTHSEMVAPAKFVHDMEGRRGEAISSLVSGDCIVSGARLSNSLLFTGVRVNSFTTIDRAVILPRVNVGRHARLKNVIVDRGVTIPEGLVVGEDPVADAQRFRRTEAGVCLITQPMLDALK
- the glgA gene encoding glycogen synthase GlgA; its protein translation is MARLQVLSVASEVYPLIKTGGLADVAGALPGALAGEGIAMRTLVPGYPAVTGALKRAQAVHAFDDLFGGPARLLAGKAAGLDLLVIDAPHLYARPGNPYLGADGRDWPDNAFRFAALARVAAALGRGLLPAYRPSVIHCHDWQAGLTPAYVAFGEGPAVPTVMTVHNLAFQGAFPADLLEALGLPPRAFTVDGVEYHGQIGFLKAGLRLADRITTVSPTYANEICSDEFGMGLQGLLRGRAERLQGILNGIDTAVWDPAADPLIPAPYDAADPASRAADKAALQAEMGLDEAPDTLLFAVISRLGWQKGLDLLLDALPLLIAEGAQLALLGSGDAALEAGFRAAADAHPGRIACRIGYDEGLAHRIQAGADALLVPSRFEPCGLTQLCALRYGAVPVVARVGGLADTVIDASPMALAAGAATGVMFSPVNQTMFEGALRRTAALYRQPATWSRLQANGMATDVSWHGPAQDYARLFRSLAPGAAPARRRAKA
- the glgX gene encoding glycogen debranching protein GlgX — encoded protein: MTIRPGEGRAEPLGVTLGGDGVNVAIFSAHADAIDFCLFDDAGAKEVERVRLAGRTGDVHHAWIPGVGVGARYGLRAHGPWAPAAGHRFNSAKLLVDPHARVLDRGFVLHPSMFGHDAAGGPDGQDSAPFMPKGIVTETPPPFGLSLSKPFLSSSSPREKKEGASTSSARTGANVNGKGSRSLPVPWSETILYELHVRGFTMRHGDVPPAVRGTFAGLASPAAIDHLVRLGITSVEILPAAAWIDERHLGPLGLTNYWGYNPVAFLAPDPRLAPGGWPEIAAAVAALAAAGIETIVDVVYNHSGEGDALGPTLSLRGLDNATYYRLQADDPAAYVDDSGTGNTLALDRAPVVRLVMDALRCWARAGVHGFRFDLATCLGRRPDGFDPQAPLLAAIEQDPELRGLKLIAEAWDIGPGGYQVGRFGGAWGEWNDRFRDDVRRFWRGDPHRLGSLATRLAGSADLFAAKRRPSRGINFVTAHDGFTLADLVAHSEKHNHANGEDNRDGSNENFSWNNGAEGATDVPAIRAARLHDQRALIATLLLARGTPMLSMGAELGHSQSGNNNAYAQDNEGSWIDWDRSDESLRAFTQRLIALRHAYPVLRQDRFLTGEGDVQWLTPLGAAMTPNDWESGDGMAMLLGHAGERLALLVNGGREARTFVLPEARTDLDWRVLADSNPEERDFHEGGPEFAVAGRSLLLVAEEPR
- a CDS encoding MFS transporter yields the protein MTETVANKGPHRAHRIRNIIGGSAGNLVEWYDWYVYSAFTLYFAPAFFPKGDQTAQLLSAAAIFAVGFVMRPIGAWLMGIYADRRGRKAGLTLSVTLMCLGSLLIAVTPSYASIGVLAPTILVLARLMQGLSVGGEYGASATYLSEMAERKHRGFYSSFQYVTLISGQLIALAVLLVLQSTLSEAALESWGWRIPFGIGAVLAVFVFYLRRRLAETQSFENAKTSGTPRSSGLTLFRDHPREALLVMGLTAGGTLAFYAYTTYMQKFLVNTSGFSREAATEITAAALFVYMLLQPAVGALSDRVGRKPIMIGFGIFGTLLTVPIFTALETVTSAYAAFGLVLAALVIVSGYTAINAVVKAELFPAHIRALGVALPYALANTLFGGTAEYAALWFKDAGVERAFYWYVTGLIFLSLLVYTFMRDTRAHSHIAED
- a CDS encoding transcriptional regulator, with protein sequence MSADGLDPVIHAPARLQLSALLAGVDEMEFASARETIEVSDSVLSKHLAQMQEAGYVRLRKAALGGRQRTWLSLTAQGRAALERHLRALEKIAALARR
- a CDS encoding CPBP family intramembrane glutamic endopeptidase gives rise to the protein MMIEILWLIAMLAGLAVWTVRGNRQYAAFKRAEDESRRIAFYRRWTVESFLLLTGASLITLLMLGRSDAPFAMPDLFASLAARLPKHDPAPSSDGGALDFAIGVALALGGVAAVQIYRLRRVVDAITADIEPLFPRSPRERIAVVPLCLNAGFSEELFFRLALPLLVADVTGSAAIGFGVALAAFGLMHAYQGWKGVVGTTLVGGLLTVHYLQHGALLWLMGVHAAIDLVALIVRPWIAGRMVGRRAMAA
- a CDS encoding RNA polymerase sigma factor; its protein translation is MPSLAEMLAKARRAVLRRGVSEEDADELVQDAFLKIERYEQHQPARSQEALLVTAAVNLSIDRARRRARAPFVEHDDIQAIADHAPDPAQIVEAQARLRHAGDGLARLPERTRRILLKRRLDNMSFAEIAASENMSVAAVEKQVARATLQLMQWMAEW